The proteins below are encoded in one region of Megalops cyprinoides isolate fMegCyp1 chromosome 14, fMegCyp1.pri, whole genome shotgun sequence:
- the rsph1 gene encoding radial spoke head 1 homolog, whose protein sequence is MSDVGSEDFDDEQGNIGEYDGDRNEAGERHGVGKAVLPNGDTYQGQYENGKRSGQGTYRFKNGARYVGEYYMNRKHGQGTFYYPDGSKYEGGWVEDQRQGHGIYTYANGDTYDGEWMRHLRHGQGVYTYHDTDSKYVGTWVMGKMESSGEFIHLNHKYQGNFLNNNPSGPGKYVFDIGCEQHGEFIQLDQDSGDGDEEEPISTTVVKWQPMLITGITLLGPAKDQKHSSPDPGKVEEGEKVEAVDPEEKTLTEEQTARAKTPTTPETGTNKQLELEDKQD, encoded by the exons ATGTCGGACGTGGGATCTGAGGATTTTGATGACGAGCAAGGCAACATTGGA GAATATGACGGTGACCGAAACGAAGCAGGAGAAAGACACGGGGTTGGGAAAGCGGTGCTACCAAACGGAGACACTTATCAAGGACAGTATGAGAACGGTAAAAGGAGTGGCCAG GGCACATACCGGTTTAAAAATGGGGCCCGTTATGTCGGTGAATACTACATGAACCGGAAACACGGCCAGGGAACCTTCTACTACCCCGACGGATCCAAGTATGAAG GCGGCTGGGTTGAGGACCAGCGGCAAGGCCACGGCATTTACACGTACGCCAACGGAGACACATACGATGGAGAGTGGATGCGTCACTTGAG GCATGGGCAAGGCGTGTACACCTACCATGATACAGACTCCAAGTATGTGGGCACCTGGgtcatgggaaaaatggagTCTTCCGGCGAGTTCATCCACCTCAACCATAAATACCAGGGCAACTTCCTTAACAACAAC CCCTCTGGTCCTGGAAAGTATGTGTTTGACATTGGCTGTGAGCAGCACGGGGAGTTTATCCAGCTGGATCAG GATTCAGGGGATGGCGATGAGGAGGAACCCATCAGCACCACGGTTGTGAAGTGGCAGCCCATGTTGATAACCGGCATCACGCTGCTGGGACCTGCCAAAGACCAGAAGCACTCCTCACCAG ACCCTGGGAAGGTGGAGGAGGGTGAAAAGGTAGAGGCAGTGGACCCTGAGGAAAAAACTCTTACAGAGGAGCAGACTGCGAGAGCGAAGACTCCCACAACCCCAGAGACtggcacaaacaaacaacttgAGCTGGAGGACAAGCAGGATTGA
- the LOC118788965 gene encoding ribosomal RNA processing protein 1 homolog A-like: MAPVLQEPEIQFAQRLASNEKPIRTKAIKKLRKYLSVRSQKPKGGFTIDELLKIWKGLFYCLWMQDKPLLQEELSTQISNLIHSLQNIDSQFLFLESFLMTINREWNGIDRLRMDKFYALVRFVFRQMFEMMKRRGWEAGVVDRFTELLSAQILRSTSGAPVGVQLHVLDIYMAELAGVGAAELTAEQNLTFIDPFCKTAAKTKDHVLLQAISSSIFHEIVDQAPFAIEDLMREVRKGGGGESDSDQEQDVESEENKRRPVPSKAGNTKGKRVNGIRAAAEDEDEDEEDDDLLGLEEDAGVPQGDDGIGPVLQFDYSALADRLFELASRSNTPSFNRKRLYKVIKIFRDLSEGVFPQDEYPEEVSTDEDDDEMFGSRKRLRKRRRNREEEPEEEEEEGSSAAKKRKDKKKEVKKPSDKQQNTVTGLSKPATSPAETQSDTTTKKKKKKKKKKKAGEAKAGEEGSGETEQSEGEKVSAEGVSETQEKMDAGSARPAVATAPSSTKETDTQAASTAPAESTSNGKVAEQGNRTVQEDKGEKSSPHRGTSEMPTEAQNGAVAGAEAQTKVDTVSQTQTETLSTKKTKKKSKKQKTVTQEEGVVLELKPDAEVEGAEPRGPSSAAGGAEGEETQPAVVEEGGDIDGVATTPTSSGAKRKKNRKKKNKEEPEQAEERPTEGEAESCADEQPGDSSSAAQLKKTKRKKRKMAAEEGAVAEGEMVHVNGHTDEAGGKKAKQSTGNEILSTPVSTSKPQKKKKVASQSETGSDFVTFQSPSIPAPLFCRKAKGSPSTPVTKKKVCSTPQSESKKVTFGLKNNKTTEFRKTDRSLMVSPEGSSRVPFDPQQKPRVGVLKSPARPLVMSSKTNSATKGRPKASDFF; the protein is encoded by the exons ATGGCGCCGGTGTTACAAGAACCAGAGATACAGTTTGCACAAAGATTGGCATCAAATGAAAAGCCCATCCGTACCAAGGCCATCAAGAAGCTAAGAAAGTACCTTAGCGTTCGATCGCAGAAACCCAAag GTGGGTTCACCATTGATGAGCTGCTGAAAATATGGAAGGGCCTATTCTACTGTCTGTGGATGCAGGACAAGCCACTGCTACAA GAGGAGCTCTCGACTCAGATATCCAACCTGATCCATTCCTTGCAGAACATAGACAGCC AGTTTCTGTTTCTGGAGAGCTTCCTAATGACGATAAACAGGGAGTGGAATGGTATTGACAGACTGCGCATGGACAAATTCTACGCG CTCGTGCGTTTTGTGTTCAGGCAGATGTTTGAGATGATGAAGAGGAGAGGCTGGGAAGCAGG agtgGTAGACAGGTTCACGGAGCTCCTGTCGGCTCAGATCCTGCGCAGCACCAGCGGCGCTCCCGTGGGAGTGCAGCTCCACGTCCTCGACATCTACATGGCCGAGCTGGCTGGGGTCGGGGCTGCGGAG ctcacagcagaacagaaccTCACGTTCATCGACCCGTTCTGCAAAACGGCAGCGAAGACGAAGGA TCATGTGCTACTGCAGGCCATCTCTAGCAGTATATTCCATGAGATTGTGGATCAGGCCCCCTTTGCCATAGAAGACCTCATGAGGGAGGTGCGcaagggaggtggaggagagtcTGACTCTGACCAGGAGCAGGACGTGGAGAGTGAGGAAAACAAGAGGAGACCCGTTCCCAGCAAGGCAGGGAACACCAAAGGAAAGCGAGTTAATG GCatcagagctgctgcagaagatgaagatgaagatgaagaggatgaTGACTTGTTGGGTTTGGAGGAGGACGCTGGTGTGCCCCAGGGTGATGATGGCATAGGGCCAGTGCTCCAG tttgaCTACAGTGCCCTGGCAGACAGGCTGTTTGAGCTGGCCAGCCGCAGCAACACGCCCAGTTTTAACAGGAAGCGGCTCTACAAGGTGATCAAGAT ATTCCGTGATCTGAGCGAAG GGGTGTTCCCACAGGATGAGTACCCTGAAGAGGTCTCGACAGACGAAGACGACGATGAGATGTTTGGCAGCCGGAAGAGgttgagaaagaggaggagaaacagggaggaagaacctgaggaggaggaggaggagggaagttCAGCGGCAAAGAAACGCAAAG ACAAAAAGAAGGAGGTCAAGAAACCATCCGATAAGCAGCAGAACACTGTGACTGGACTGTCGAAACCTGCTACCAgtccagcagaaacacagagcgaCACTACCaccaagaaaaagaaaaagaagaagaagaagaagaaggcaGGAGAAGCTAAGGCTGGAGAAGAGGGCAGTGGGGAGACAGAGCAGTCAGAGGGGGAGAAGGTGTCCGCTGAGGGCGTCTCAGAAACACAAGAGAAAATGGATGCAGGGTCGGCGCGCCCTGCAGTAGCAACAGCGCCCTCTAGCACcaaggagacagacacacaggcagctAGCACCGCCCCAGCAGAGTCCACCAGTAATGGGAAGGTAGCAGAGCAGGGCAATAGGACAGTGCAGGAGGACAAGGGAGAGAAGTCATCACCTCATAGAGGAACCTCCGAGATGCCAACGGAAGCCCAGAACGGTGCAGTCGCAGGTGCAGAAGCCCAAACGAAGGTGGACACAGTGAGTCAGACCCAGACGGAGACCCTCTCCACCAAAAAGACGAAGAAGAAGAGTAAGAAGCAGAAGACGGTCACACAGGAGGAAGGAGTGGTGCTGGAGCTAAAACCTGACGCAGAGGTGGAAGGAGCCGAGCCCAGGGGCCCGTCgtcagcagcaggaggagcggAAGGCGAAGAGACCCAACCTGCTGTGGTGGAGGAAGGTGGGGACATAGATGGAGTGGCTACAACACCCACATCCTCAGGAGCCAAGAGGAAGAAgaacaggaagaagaagaacaaagaGGAGCCCGAGCAGGCAGAGGAGCGGCCCACCGAGGGCGAGGCCGAAAGCTGCGCAGATGAGCAGCCAGGGGACAGCAGCTCTGCTGCGCAGCTCAAGAAGActaagaggaagaagaggaagatggcTGCCGAAGAGGGCGCGGTGGCTGAGGGGGAGATGGTCCACGTAAACGGACACACGGATGAAGCAGGGGGCAAGAAGGCCAAACAGAGCACC GGAAATGAAATCCTCTCCACCCCTGTTAGTACCAGCAAGCcccagaagaagaaaaaagtggcGAGCCAGTCTGAGACAGGCTCTGATTTTGTAACGTTCCAGAGCCCCTCCATCCCTGCACCCCTGTTCTGCAGGAAGGCTAAAGGAAGTCCCAGCACACCTGTTACCAAAAAAAAG GTCTGCAGCACACCACAGTCTGAATCCAAGAAGGTTACCTTCGGCCTGAAGAACAACAAGACCACAG AGTTTAGGAAGACTGACCGCAGTCTAATGGTGAGTCCAGAAGGGTCCTCTCGTGTACCCTTTGACCCCCAGCAGAAGCCCCGGGTCGGCGTGCTAAAGTCTCCTGCGAGGCCCCTGGTAATGAGTAGCAAGACCAACAGCGCCACCAAGGGAAGGCCCAAAGCCTCTGATTTCTTCTAG